In Corynebacterium frankenforstense DSM 45800, the DNA window ACGCCGGGGCGGGAGGGCGACTGACCTTCACCAGCACCGACGACGACGGTGGGCATCTCGACGCCTGGCTACCACTTTCCACGGAGGCACAGTGACCACACCGATCCGCATCGTCCTTGCCGACGACGAACTCCTCATCGGAGAAGCCCTCGGCACCCTTCTCTCCCTCGAAGAGGACTTCATCGTCGCGGCCACCGCCAGAGACGGCCGCGAAGCCGTCCAGGCCGCCCTCCGGGAGCACCCCCACATCGCCGTCCTCGATCTGGAGATGCCCGGACTGGACGGCATCGAGGCGGCCACCGCCATCCGCGCAGACGCGCCCTCGACCCGCGTCGTCCTGTTGACGAGGCACGCACGGCCCGCCGTCCTGCGCCGCGCTCTCGAGGCCGGGGTGAGCGGCTTCGTGACCAAGGCCACCTCAGTGGTCGACCTCCCCGGGATCCTCCGCACGGTGCACGCCGGCGGCCGCTACATCGACGGCAATGTCGCCGGGGCCGCACTGACCGAGGGCAATTGCCCGCTCACCGCACGCGAACTCGACGTGCTCCGCGAGGCGCTCGACGGGGCGACGGTCCGCACCATCGCCGAACGCACGCACCTGGCCCCCGGCACCGTCCGCAACTACGCCTCCACCGCGATGAGCAAACTCGGCGCCGACACCAGGGTCGCGGCCGCCCACATCGCCTGGCGCGAAGGCTGGATCTGACTCCCCTCCCCGCCCACCGGTCCTCCTCTCCCGCGGGGACGCACACGAAAAAAGAGGCGGGCCGCTCTCTCGAGCGGCCCGCCTCCGGGAAGTGGAGCTAACGGGATTCGAACCCGTGACCCCCACACTGCCAGTGTGGTGCGCTACCAGCTGCGCCATAGCCCCGTGGGTATTCAGTTGACCGGGCTGGCCGAAACCGGCCTTTCCGGAGTGGAGCTAACGGGATTCGAACCCGTGACCCCCACACTGCCAGTGTGGTGCGCTACCAGCTGCGCCATAGCCCCTCAAGACTCCTGACAATGTACATGGCGCACCCGGAAACGACCAAATCCCCCGCTCCCGGCCGCAATTGCGGCACGGGTGCGGGGGACGGCGACGGCGACCGACGCGACGTCGGAAATCGCGTCGCCGGCGGTGCGGCTAGCGACGGACCTTCTCGACCCAGTCGCTGCTCAGCTGGATCTCCTCGCCGTCGACGAAGATGCGCGGGGAGGACACGCCGTCGTCGGTGGCGCGCAAGCGGTCCTCGTTGTCCTTGCCGAACTGGCGGGCCTCGTCGGTGAACTTGCCGTCACGGATGTTCGAGACGACGTCGTCACCCGCGCCCATCTGCTCGGCGAGGTCGGCGAGCTCCTCGTCGCCCCACTGCTGGTAGATGTCCTGCTGGTGCTCGAGCAGGTACTGGCGGTAGTTCCAGTACAGCTCGGCGTCGCCGGACTCGCCGACGGCGTAGACGGCCGCCAGGATGTGGTGGGACTGGCCGTCCTCGTTGCCGCGGTCCATGAAGGACATCGTGCGGATCGCCACGTCCATGTCGCCGGCCTCGATGGCGTCCTTGAGCTGGTCCTTGTCGGCCACGGCGAGCTCGGCGCAGTGCGGGCAGAGGAAGTCCTCGTAGATCTCGACCTTCGGCGTCTTGTCGTCGGTCTTGGCGGAGTCCTCCGCGGTCAGCTTGAAGGCCTCGTCGTCGATCTGCTGGCTCATGGCCACGGGCTCGACCTGGCCCTCGAATTCGACCTTGCTCTTCGACTGACCCGAGATGATGATGTAGCCGATCACCACGGCCGCGATGACGACCACGGCGATGACGGCCCACAGGAAGCCGTTGCTCTTCTGGTTCGGCGACTTGACGGTGCTGCTCACGTGCGCGCTCTCGTTTCCTTCCGTTGGACGGACGGGGTCGGCCCCTGCCCGTGTGGTTCGCGGAGGGAGTCTAGCCCAGAAAGGCGACCCCACGCAGGTCGCGTGGGGTCGCCCATCATTGTGCGGGGTGCGCTACGGCGTGCCCCGGCCCCTCCGGCCGTCCCACGCGGCGTGCCCGGGACCGCGGCAGCGGGGCCGGCGCCGCGCACCACAGCCCGCGCCCGGGCCCGCTCCGTCGCTACTCGAGCACCTCCGAGACGACCGCCTGGGCGGCCTCCTGCACCTGGGCGAGGTGCTCGGCGCCGCGGAAGGACTCCGCGTAGATCTTGTACTTGTCCTCGGTGCCGGAGGGCCGGGCGGCGAACCAGGCGCTCTCCGTGGTCACCTTCAGCCCGCCGATGGCCGCACCGTTGCCGGGGGCGTCGACGAGCTTGTCCACGATCGGCTCGCCGGCCAGCTCGGTGGCGGAGACGTCCTCCGGGGACAGCTTCTTGAGCACGGCCTTCTGCTCGCGGTCGGCCGGCGCGTCGGTGCGCGCGTAGGCCGGGGCGCCGAACTTCTCGGCCAGCTCCGCGTAGCGCTGCGAGGGCGTCTTGCCGGTCACGGCGGTGATCTCCGCGGCCAGCAGGTCCATGATCAGGCCGTCCTTGTCGGTCGACCACACGGTGCCGTCGGTGCGCAGGAAGGACGCGCCCGCGGACTCCTCGCCGCCGAAGCCGATGGTGCCGTCGATGAGCCCCGGCACGAACCACTTGAAGCCGACGGGCACCTCGACGAGCTCGCGGCCGATCTCGGCGACGACGCGGTCGATCATCGAGGAGGAGACCAGGGTCTTGCCCACGGCGGTCGAGGCCGGCCAGCCCGGGCGGTGGCTGAACAGGTACTCGATGGCCACGGCCAGGTAGTGGTTCGGGTTCATCAGCCCGGCGTCCGGGGTGACGATGCCGTGGCGGTCGGCGTCGGCGTCGTTGCCGGTGGCGATGTCGAAGGTGTCGCGGTTGGCGATCAGCGAGGCCATCGCGTCCGGGCTCGAGCAGTCCATGCGGATCTTGCCGTCGGTGTCCAGCGTCATGAAGCGCCAGGTCGCGTCGACCTGCGGGTTGACCACCTCGAGGTCGAGGTTGTGCGCCTCGGCGATGGCACCCCAGTAGTCCACGGAGGCGCCGCCCATCGGGTCGGCGCCGATGTGCAGGCCGGCCTCGCGAATGGCGTCCAGGTCGACGACGTTGGGCAGGTCCGCGATGTACTCGCCCATGAAGTCGAAGGCCTCGGCGAACTCGTCGCGCACGCCGCTGACCGGGGTGCGGCGCACGTCCTTCAGGCCCCCGCGCAGGATCTCGTTGGCGCGGTCGGCGATCCAGTCGGTGGCGTCGGCGCCGGCCGGCCCGCCGGACGGCGGGTTGTACTTGAAGCCGCCGTCGCGCGGCGGGTTGTGCGAGGGCGTGATGACGATGCCGTCGGCACGCTTCGGGTCGGTGCCGGTCACCCCGCCGGAAAGCTTGGCGTTGTGGGCGAGGATGGCGTGGCTGACCGCCGGGGTCGGGGTGTAGCGGCCGGCGGCGTCGACGCGCACGGGCACCTCGTTGGCCTTGAGGACCTCCAGGGCGGAGACCATGGCGGGCTCGGACAGGGCGTGGGTGTCGCGGCCGATGTAGACGGGGCCGCCGATGTCGTGGGCGCGGCGGTACTCGACGATGGCCTGGGTGATGGCCAGGATGTGGTTCTCGTTGAAGGCCTTGTCCAGGGAGGAGCCGCGGTGCCCGGAGGTGCCGAAGGCGACCGCCTGGTCGGGGTCGTCCGCGTCGGGCGTGCGGGTGTAGTAGGCCGTGACGACCTCGGCGATGTCGATGAGGTCCTCGGGGCGGGCGGGCTGGCCTGCGCGTTCGTGTGCCATGGGGTCCTGGATCTCCTTTGCGTCCGGGTGACGGTGCGTGCGCGTGCGGCCGTCGCGTGGACGACGTCGCGCCTCCGGCACCCATTGTCCCCCGTTTCGGCCCGGGCGTGCAGGGTCGCGGGACGCGCACGGTGATCCGATACCCCCGCTCGGGTGAGAATGTCCCGTTTCACTTCCTTTGTTACCTATCGGGAATTAGATTCTGTGACCATGGACACGCTCAATGACTTCCTCGGTTCCGTCGCCGCGGTGGTGTGGGGACCGTTCATCCTCATCCCGCTGCTGCTGGGCACCGGCCTGTACCTGACGTGCCGGCTGGGCTTCCTCCAGTTCCGCACCCTCGGCCGCTCCCTGCGCAAGGCCTTCATCGACGGCAGCGAGGGCGAGGACGTCGAGGGCGACATCACCAACTACCAGGCGCTGACCACCGCGCTGGCCGCCACCGTCGGCGTCGGCAACATCGTCGGTGTGGCCACGGCCATCTCCATCGGCGGGCCCGGCTCGCTGCTGTGGGTGTGGATCACCGGCCTGGTGGGCATGGCCTCGAAGTACACCGAGGCGTTCCTGGGCGTGCGCTTCCGCACCACCGACCACAACGGCGAGCAGGCCGGCGGCCCGCAGGAGTACCTGCGCCGCGGCATCAGGGGCCCGGCGGGCAAGATCCTGGCCTTCCTGTTCACCCTCTTCGCCATCGTCGCCTCCTTCGGCATCGGCAACACCACCCAGGGCAACGCCGTCGCCCACGGCATGCAGGAGACCTTCGGGCTGGACCCGGTGGCCACCGGCGCGCTGCTCTTCGTCGGCATCGGCGCGGTGCTGCTCGGCGGCATCCAGTCGATCGGCCGGATCACCTCGGCGTTCGTGCCGATGATGATCGTCGTCTACGTCGTCGGCGGCATCGTGGTGCTGCTGCTCAACATCACCTCCCTGCCCGGCGCGTTCGAGCTGATCTTCACCGACGCGTTCACCGGCACCGCCGCCACGGGCGGCTTCGTCGGCTCGGCCTTCCTGGTCGTCATCCAGATGGGTGTCGCCCGCGGCATCTTCTCCAACGAGTCCGGCATGGGCTCGGCGGCGATCGCGGCCGCGGCGGCCAAGACCACCCACCCGGTCCGTCAGGGCCTGGTCTCGATGACCCAGACCTTCATCGACACGATCATCGTCGTCTCCATCACCGGCCTGTGCATCGTGACCACGGGCGTGTGGGACCGCGGCGAGGACAACGCCGCGACCATGACCGCGGCCGCCTTCTCCACCGCCCTGCCGGGCCACTGGGGCGGAACGATCGTCTCCCTGTCGGTCGTCTTCTTCGCCTTCTCCACCATCCTCGGCTGGGCCTACTACGGCGAGCGCTGCGTGGTCGCCCTGCTGGGCTGGAAGTTCTCCCTGCCCTACCGCCTGTTCTTCACCTGCGTCGTCTTCGTCGGCGCGACCACCGAGCTGACCCTGGTGTGGACCTTCGCGGACCTGGCCAACGCCCTGATGGCGCTGCCGAACCTGATCGGCCTGCTGCTCCTCTCCGGCCTGGTGGCCAAGGAGACCAGGGAGTACCTGCGCTTCGACCCGAAGCTGACCGCCGACGCCGACGCGGTGCGCCGCCACCTCGAGTCCACCAGCTCCGACTGGCGCTGACCGCACCCGGCCGCCGTCGGGCCTTCCGGACCGCCGCCGGGCGCCACGGAGCGCACCGGGGCGACACGGCCCCGCCCGGCGCCGGCCCCGCACCCGGCTAGAATTCCAGAGCGTGACCGCCGCAGACCTCGCCCACACCGTGTCCCGGGAGACCGGGCGCACGCTGGTCGTGGCCTGCGGCGCCGTCTTCGGCGCCTGCGCCCGCTTCGGGCTGCAGGGGCTGGCCCCCGGCTCCCTGTGGCCGCTGCTGGGCATCAACCTGCTGGCCTGCCTGGCGATGGGCTTCTTCCGCCCCGGGCTGTTCTGGGGCAAGGGCGTCCTCGGCGGCTTCAGCAGCTTCTCCGCTGTGGTCGTCGTCTTCTACCACGTGCCGGCCTGGGAGGCCGTCGCCTACCTCGCCGCGACCGTGCTGGGCGGGTTCGCCGCCTGGGGCGTGGGCGACGTGCTCGCCGAGCGCCGCACCTGGCGCCACCACCGCACCTCATCCGATGACGCCGGTGGCTCCGGGACCGCCGGCGCGCGCGGCGTGCGCGCCGCCGAGCAGGCCCGCGCCCACCGCACGGTGCACCACACCCGTCCCGAGGGGAGGGCGAAGTGAGCTTGACGACGCCCGCGCTGGTCCTTGTCTGCGTCGCCGGCACCGGTGCGCTGGGCGGCGCCCTGCGCTACCTGCTGGCGCGCTTCCCCGGCGGGCTGACGGGCACCTGGCTGGCCAACATGGGCGGCTCGCTGGCCGCGGGAGTGGCCTTCGGCATCGACGGGATCGCCCACACCGCACTGGCCGCCGGCTTCGCCGGGGCGCTGTCCACGCTGTCGACGCTGGTCGCCGAGTTCGGCGGCCTGGCCAAGGCGCGCCGGTGGTGGAAGCTGGCGGGCTACACCGCCGCGACCGTGCTCGGCGGGCTGGTCTTCGCGGGCCTCGGTCTCTGGCTCAGCCAGTAGGCACGCGCGGCGGCTTCCGCCGCCCCCCCCCGGTGACGGTGGCGCAGCCGCCGTCACCACCGGGACGTCGGAAATCAATCCTCCGCGATCGCGTCCAACGGTGCCGTGCGCGCCGCGCGGGACGCCGGCCACAGCGCCGCGAGCACGCCCACGACCGCGGAGCCGGCGAGCATCCAGCCGATCAGGCCCCACGGCACCACGATGGTGTCGAGGCCCTCCTCGGCGAGCACGCGCAGGAAGGCCCAGCCCAGGCCGAGGCCGATGATGATGCCGACCAGCGCGCCGAAGACGGCGATCGCCACCGCCTCGAGGATGATCATCGTGCGCACCTGGCGGCGCTGGGTGCCCACCGCGCGCAGCATGCCGATCTCCTGGCGCCGCTCGATGACGTTGAGCGTCAGGGTGTTGACGATGCCCAGCACCGCGATGATCACGGCCAGGGCGAGCAGCCCGTAGAGGATGTTGAGCATGGCGTCGACGGCGCCGCCCATCTCCTCGGCCATGTCCTTGGAGTCCAGGACCTGGACCACGAGCAGCGGCTTGACGGCCTCCTCGAGGCCCGCGCGCAGCTCGTCGGCGTCCTTGCCCTCGGTCTTGTTCACGGCGACCTGGTAGAGCCGCATCGTGTCGGGCGCGGCGAACTGCTCCGCGGTCGTCTTCGTCGCGATCACCGGCATGATCATCGGGCCGGTGCCGTCGAAGGTGCCCAGCAGCGGGGCCTCGACGGTGCGCCCGCCGGTGGGCCCGGTCAGCGCGTAGCTCTCGCCGACCTGCCAGCCGCGCTCGGCGGCCAGGGACGGGGTGGCGTAGAAGCCCTCCTTGCCCTCGGTGCGGGCGGCCTCGGCCTTGTCCTCGCCGGGGGCGACCTCCTCGAGCTCGAGGGGCAGCGCCTCGGTCAGGTCACCCTCGACGGCCTCACCCATCGGCGAGCCGGGCTGCGGGGTCTGGCCGTCGACGAGCATCGGCAGCATGTAGATCTCGCCGAGCGAGGCGACGCCGTCGACCCCGCGGGCGTCCTCGACGGTCTCCGCCGGCAGCGGGAACTGGCCGCTGGTCGGGCCGGAGAGCACGAAGTCGGACCGCACGTTGTCCTCGTAGAAGTCCGCCATCGAGGCCTTCATCGTCTGGCCCAGCATGCCGATCGCGGTGACGAGCGCGATGCCGAGCGTCAGCGCGAAGGCGGTGGTGGCCACGCGGCGCGGGTTACGCCGCGAGTTGGTGGCGGCGAGCCGGCCGATCGACCCGAAGGGCAGGCCGATCACGCGGCCCAGCGAGGGCACCACCGGGATGGACAGCGCCGGGCCGGCGAAGAAGAAGCCGACGATGACGCCGAAGAGGCCCACCCCGACGAGGATCGCGCGGGTGTTGGCGCTCCAGTCCTCGTTGAACGCGCCCCACACCGCGGCGCCGACGCCGACGGCGGCGAGCACCGCACCGAAGATGGTCCGCGCGGTCAGCGGGGTGGAGGTGGCCGCCTCGGTCGAGCGCATGGCCTCGACCGGCTGCACCTGGCCGGCACGCTGCGCGGGCGTCCAGGCGGAGATGACGG includes these proteins:
- a CDS encoding alanine/glycine:cation symporter family protein translates to MDTLNDFLGSVAAVVWGPFILIPLLLGTGLYLTCRLGFLQFRTLGRSLRKAFIDGSEGEDVEGDITNYQALTTALAATVGVGNIVGVATAISIGGPGSLLWVWITGLVGMASKYTEAFLGVRFRTTDHNGEQAGGPQEYLRRGIRGPAGKILAFLFTLFAIVASFGIGNTTQGNAVAHGMQETFGLDPVATGALLFVGIGAVLLGGIQSIGRITSAFVPMMIVVYVVGGIVVLLLNITSLPGAFELIFTDAFTGTAATGGFVGSAFLVVIQMGVARGIFSNESGMGSAAIAAAAAKTTHPVRQGLVSMTQTFIDTIIVVSITGLCIVTTGVWDRGEDNAATMTAAAFSTALPGHWGGTIVSLSVVFFAFSTILGWAYYGERCVVALLGWKFSLPYRLFFTCVVFVGATTELTLVWTFADLANALMALPNLIGLLLLSGLVAKETREYLRFDPKLTADADAVRRHLESTSSDWR
- a CDS encoding response regulator transcription factor, with product MTTPIRIVLADDELLIGEALGTLLSLEEDFIVAATARDGREAVQAALREHPHIAVLDLEMPGLDGIEAATAIRADAPSTRVVLLTRHARPAVLRRALEAGVSGFVTKATSVVDLPGILRTVHAGGRYIDGNVAGAALTEGNCPLTARELDVLREALDGATVRTIAERTHLAPGTVRNYASTAMSKLGADTRVAAAHIAWREGWI
- a CDS encoding CrcB family protein codes for the protein MTAADLAHTVSRETGRTLVVACGAVFGACARFGLQGLAPGSLWPLLGINLLACLAMGFFRPGLFWGKGVLGGFSSFSAVVVVFYHVPAWEAVAYLAATVLGGFAAWGVGDVLAERRTWRHHRTSSDDAGGSGTAGARGVRAAEQARAHRTVHHTRPEGRAK
- a CDS encoding DsbA family protein, producing MSSTVKSPNQKSNGFLWAVIAVVVIAAVVIGYIIISGQSKSKVEFEGQVEPVAMSQQIDDEAFKLTAEDSAKTDDKTPKVEIYEDFLCPHCAELAVADKDQLKDAIEAGDMDVAIRTMSFMDRGNEDGQSHHILAAVYAVGESGDAELYWNYRQYLLEHQQDIYQQWGDEELADLAEQMGAGDDVVSNIRDGKFTDEARQFGKDNEDRLRATDDGVSSPRIFVDGEEIQLSSDWVEKVRR
- a CDS encoding ABC transporter permease, which translates into the protein MALSNSAMRRVSLRNIGSHKLRLALTVIAVVLGTAFISGAFMFTKALSSTFDNAVATSFDGVDVVLGPGEGQPGIPLSEVDTLRADDKIGAVNIHNNTTVAVGDAEGNALQAGGTSSIHVWYPEGESVGADEPLVEGNAPEGPDQVVINEAAAEEYGLSPGDQLTVVDPQSRAELEVAGVYTTDVDGASNTAAPLLGMAEGGFIERYTDGQTISQVVLSAPGDGSADALLTHVEQTYPQYTADTGEKLAEQMSEQISEALKFVNYFLVAFGLIGLLVGTFLIANTFSMIVAQRTKEFALLRALGASRRQITVSVVFEALVVGLLGSAVGVLAGMGLVAAIKAVLAATGNELPASGLGLSWQAVLIPIVLGTVVTVISAWTPAQRAGQVQPVEAMRSTEAATSTPLTARTIFGAVLAAVGVGAAVWGAFNEDWSANTRAILVGVGLFGVIVGFFFAGPALSIPVVPSLGRVIGLPFGSIGRLAATNSRRNPRRVATTAFALTLGIALVTAIGMLGQTMKASMADFYEDNVRSDFVLSGPTSGQFPLPAETVEDARGVDGVASLGEIYMLPMLVDGQTPQPGSPMGEAVEGDLTEALPLELEEVAPGEDKAEAARTEGKEGFYATPSLAAERGWQVGESYALTGPTGGRTVEAPLLGTFDGTGPMIMPVIATKTTAEQFAAPDTMRLYQVAVNKTEGKDADELRAGLEEAVKPLLVVQVLDSKDMAEEMGGAVDAMLNILYGLLALAVIIAVLGIVNTLTLNVIERRQEIGMLRAVGTQRRQVRTMIILEAVAIAVFGALVGIIIGLGLGWAFLRVLAEEGLDTIVVPWGLIGWMLAGSAVVGVLAALWPASRAARTAPLDAIAED
- a CDS encoding FluC/FEX family fluoride channel: MSLTTPALVLVCVAGTGALGGALRYLLARFPGGLTGTWLANMGGSLAAGVAFGIDGIAHTALAAGFAGALSTLSTLVAEFGGLAKARRWWKLAGYTAATVLGGLVFAGLGLWLSQ
- the pgm gene encoding phosphoglucomutase (alpha-D-glucose-1,6-bisphosphate-dependent), with product MAHERAGQPARPEDLIDIAEVVTAYYTRTPDADDPDQAVAFGTSGHRGSSLDKAFNENHILAITQAIVEYRRAHDIGGPVYIGRDTHALSEPAMVSALEVLKANEVPVRVDAAGRYTPTPAVSHAILAHNAKLSGGVTGTDPKRADGIVITPSHNPPRDGGFKYNPPSGGPAGADATDWIADRANEILRGGLKDVRRTPVSGVRDEFAEAFDFMGEYIADLPNVVDLDAIREAGLHIGADPMGGASVDYWGAIAEAHNLDLEVVNPQVDATWRFMTLDTDGKIRMDCSSPDAMASLIANRDTFDIATGNDADADRHGIVTPDAGLMNPNHYLAVAIEYLFSHRPGWPASTAVGKTLVSSSMIDRVVAEIGRELVEVPVGFKWFVPGLIDGTIGFGGEESAGASFLRTDGTVWSTDKDGLIMDLLAAEITAVTGKTPSQRYAELAEKFGAPAYARTDAPADREQKAVLKKLSPEDVSATELAGEPIVDKLVDAPGNGAAIGGLKVTTESAWFAARPSGTEDKYKIYAESFRGAEHLAQVQEAAQAVVSEVLE